The window attttaatagaccacaagattttcattctttCCATAAATAtacttctcatatcaggcatttcgcaaactgcatagagataaaaatcattcatatggtgaacacctggtaaccgatcttaacaagatgcatataaaatatctccatcattccgggactcccttcggacatgataatcgaagtactaaagcattcgtaacccgaatgggacgtgtcaaggtccatagatctatctttaggattcgcgtcaattaggggccatttcccgaaTTCCCAggataccaagctaaaaaggggcatattcgattcgataatccaaccataaaatgtagtttcgattacttgtgtctatttcgtaaaacatttataaaatcagcgcatgtattctcagtcccaaaaatatatattgcaaaagcatttaaaaagggagtaatgaaactcacaatactgtattttgtagtaaaaataaatatgacgaaactgaacaatgcagggttggccttggattcacgaacctatatcatgtgtatatatatattaatacacataatcgtaatcgaacaaatctatatattattattaataatatacttgttatattatatgttatatagatatagatattttaatatatgtaatttatatatcttatataactattatttatcattctttaatatgttaataataaaaaaaaatctatattaggggttatatatgataacaatatatatttatttattaatggatacatttatttatatatatatatatatatatatatatatatatatatatatatatatatatatatatatagtttagttaatatcatattaataataaaaatatagtgatatgtaatattgatattattgcagtgtatctttatataaaaatatttacttgtaataatactaaaaatgataagtgtgatagttagaatattgatagtaatattattaataataatgttaattttaataatgataatcttaaataagatattaactttaataataatgttaattttagtaagcataatagttttaataaaagtgatgaattcccttaataatataatgataataataataacaataataataatagcagtgttaataataataataataataataataataataataataataataataataataataataataatcagatttatcataaacttCAGGTTTAGTTTCTAAACTTATATCCATAATTcctataacttaaaattataaccaTATTCATAATTTTTGCCATGTcaacttttattataaattttgtaatataacggttattaatatgttcataatcctgttgataataatatcaataataatactataacgataatgttactaatgataatactaatagtttttaaaatgataatactagtactaatagtaatactaataataataataatagtaattataatactagtaataataagtactaataataataataacaataacaataacaataacaataacaataacaataataatactagctataataataattaacataatagtaataataataataacaataagagtaataataataaatttgataaGGAAAACTACCTTAGAAAACCCCTTTAAAAAAAATGCACCGAGCAAGGATTGAACGCGAGACCTCTAGGTACCCAACATAACACCCTAACTACCCCTTCTATCATGTTTTTCTGATTTTATTCCCAGCAAACATTATTTAACCCGGTTTACATGCTTCTTATCTTCTTCTTTCTCTTCCATTCCAATTTTCCATTTGACTCACAACTTAATTCCTAATCTTCACTAATTATTTGATGTAGCCCAGAAACAAAGTGTAATTGTGATATCaattaacagaaaaaaaaataataaatacaaaatGAGGAGCACAGCAGCCCTCCCTGCTCGTTGCTGttttgaagaaagaaaaaaaataatcaaCTTTGATTTCGAGAACGTTTTAGATAAATGTTACAACATGAAAAAGCTTGTAATCCACTCCTAGAAACTATGAGAACCATTAATTTAACTCAAAACGAAATAGAAAATTCGAATTTGgctcaagaacaaaagttgactttttatttcaaaatctttgacttgaaaattcgcaatcgatataaagatttgagagttgagattttgcagttaGATTCAAAGAAAGTTTTCTAACCTTTCCACATTTTTAGATTTTGCCAAATGGTTCGAAATCGAAATATGAAGAAAATTATTAAGTACCGAGGTTTCgctgaaaaagaaagaaaaaaaaatataaagcatcTGCTTCTTTAAATCAATTCGCAGAGATAGATAACATTATATGAATGATATAAATAATGGTAATCAATTGATTGATTTGTGTTTGCTAGCGAGATTTTGGGAAGACAGAAGTTCACGAGCGGTATATAATATcagaaaaaataaaaatgaaacagATAAAGATAAGGATGCGTTCATATCTGTATTTGTAATTAATTTATACGGATtaacttatattattaaatataataccatttatattaataataataataaaaaaatactaatattacaataataataataaccttaatactagtaatactagtaatactattaataatattaataggaataataataataacacaataatgatggttttaataaattttagtagtaattagaaataatgataatgataataaaaatgataataatattattaataatactaataataatattagttataataatattaatattattaatgataataattaaagtagtgataataatattaatataacaattatattcaaacttgtaattagattttaatatattacaatttattaattatatcatatttatcaaatatttattatattgaatctttaatatttttttattttattatatatatttacctttatatagaattcatatatatattttacacattTAACTCTACTAATTAATTTGTACTTTATTATTTctcattattatatatacacatatatataaataatattaataaataataattataattttactactagttaacAAACCAAATATATCAATTTCATATCACAATAGTTAATATTATTTatagtactgatattaataatagtagtgaatgtaataataatatgaaaactaaaattaaacttgtaaatatatttaaaatattaaccTTTTTATTTCATTAATTATTTAatgcttattttatatatattacattttcaatttaattgattaaattatattttattaaatgtaattaatatatatactcttatgtttatttttatatatatctatatatgtatatatttatttacagtctttgttcgtgaatcgtcaagagcggtcgaaggtcaattgaatatatgaacattgtttcaaaattttctaaactcaacaatacatactttgcttatcgtgtcgaaatcatatatagattaagtttaaatttagtcggaaattcccgggtcgtcacatggaaGCGTTTTTGTGAGCGGGTCAGCGAGTTGATCATTGGTGGAGACATGTGTGACCCGCAGTGTACCTAGTTGAGCCTGTTCCCGAATGAAGTGATATGCTAGAGCTAGATGTTTCATGCGTGAGTGAAATACTGGGTTGGCAGTGAGCTGTGTAGCATACAAGTTATCACAATATATAAAAGGGCTAGTCGGAAGTCGAACACTTAGTTCACGGAGTAGATTGCATATTCATAGGATTTGAGCCGAAGTGGCTGCTACTGCATTATATTCGGCCTCTGTAGATGACTGCGAGATAAATCGTTGTTTCCTTGAGTTATTGTTTTGAGCCGCATCTTGAGTTGTTTGATGTGGCCACAAGAGGAACTTGCATATCTGCTTGCAAGTGTATCCCATAAATCCTTTGTGGTGATGGTTAAAGAGAAAAGTGGGACAACGTTTGGATCCAAGGTGCCAATGAGTGCACCAAAAAGTAAGCGATCTTGACGCACCCAGGTTGTATGCGCAAGATTAATGGAGGAGGTGCCATCTTTGGTGATCGATGATGGTGGGGCTGGGAATGTGCCATTCAAAAACTTGAACAAACGTACCCATCAAGCATAGCTTGGATCTGCAATTTCCATGAGTTGTAATTGACAGATGTAAGCTTGATCACGTTGTGTAGCGAGACGATGATAATGGGGTGAGTAGGGTCCGCATCGTTTGGGATCGTGTGTGAAGACATGGTGGCTGcctagaaaaaaaaaaaagattaggtTGGAAATTGGTAGGCTCTGATTACCATAAAAGAGGGAATATGTTTTctgtattttcattcaatatgaagaGATACATATATAGCGTACAACAATGAGCTATTCTAGGTAAAAAAAATATGACAGCTATATACAGCTATACATCACAACCATATTTAGAAGATATAGTCAATCTAAATTAATCTTTATCTGTAATAACCGATTACtccttccaaagtcccgaccgattaatccccgaatagcgaattttgcaaccttgccacAGTGACTCCACAAGTCAAAAATTTTTTTTAGACTCCGGTTGTAGTTTTGAACATATCACAGGGACCCCGTGTAATTTTGTCTATTTTTTCAATAGACGTAATTAGTTTTTTTAAACTATGTCTTTTTTTGTCTAGAGACTATTAGCTTGAGACGAAGAGACTGTTATTTATATCTCTAAGTTATAGTTATTCTCATTCATGGTATGTAAATCTCATTAATAGACacggataatgatgataataagaaATTATTGTGAGATGATGACTAATCTTATATAAATCATGTTTAAATTGCATCGGGAGGAATCTTAGGGAAGAAGTATACATATTTGGTCGTACTTCTACTTAAAATATATTATCAAAAGCCAGGTTCCTTAATTAACTTTACCAAAACATCCAATATTTATAGTCTTCCCACCAGGGTCACCACCACAATCATCACACCATCTCGTTAATTAAACATGTTTAAATTCCTAGCAAAAAAGAAGAACACTCAACCATCAAACAAAAACCAAACCCATGTTTCAATCACACTTTCAAATCACCTGCTGAACAGATCCCGCAACTCTAACGTTGTTTTCTCTCCGCTTTCAATCCATGTCGTTCTTAACGTGATCGCGGCTGGTTCCAAAGGCCAAACACATAACCAATTGCTATCTTTTTTGAAAGCTAAAAACATCAATGAACTCAATGCTCTCTCTTCACAACTTGTGTCCACGATCATGGTAGATGGTAGCCCGGTTGGTGGGCCACGGTTGTCTTTTGCAAATGGGGTTTGGGTTGAGCAAACTGTTTCTCTTAAACCTTCTTTTAAAAAGGTTGTGGAAACTGTTCATAAAGCTGCTTGTAATCAAGTCGATTTCCAAACCAGGGTCAGTTCTATTTTACTCACGTTTGTTTCATTAATATTTTGAATGTTTAAATTCTCAATACTTAGTTTAATTCCTGCTCAAAATAATCAAACTCAGAGTTCTAATAATAGAAATGTACGTGTAGTAAAATAAAAATTTAGTACTAGTAATAATTTATAAACACTAAAAAAAATGGTCATTACTAACCATTTCTTTAGAGATCATTTATTATTTGATCACTAATATTTTTATTTAGATATCATTAAAAAGTATCACTAAATTTTGGTCAGTAAATAGTATTGGTGACTTCAAAAAATGATTGTCACTAATATATAGAAATAGATACCAAAACGTGGTCACTCATTTAAAAAAACAGACACCAAAAAATTGTAGTTTCAAAACACCGGATCAAGTAATTGCCCGGTTGGTGGGCCCGTGATGGACTATTTGTCATTGGATGTATGTATTTGCCGTTCTAAATAAATTCTTGTTAATATGAGTAAATATAAATGACTTCGAAACATCCATAGAAGTCCCTTAAATGTCCCGACTAGGTGGGATTTTGAAGTAGTCAGACAAGTCCTGGACTAGTCTACAACATGGTCGATTTATTCGGTCAAAATTGTTAAAAGTTCAATTTAGTCAGTTAAAGTTAGATGTATTAGTTCAAAGGCGGATTGATTCAGTAAAAGTAAATCAAATGAATctaaagtcaaagttggtcaacgtcAAACTAGTCTCAGACTAGTCTACAACTTGGACGATTGATTTCTACATGTTTTCCGACTGACTAGTCCCGATTAGTAACTTTATAACCCAAAAACATTGTCTTTATACATACAGTGATTGCTAATGGTTACATGTACGTTTCTGATTGTTAATGAAGGCTGGTGAAGTAGCTAAAGAAGTGAATTTGTGGGCGGAAAGACAAACTAATGGTCTCATTAAAGACATCCTTCCTGCTAGCGCAATTAACAACTCTACGAGGCTAATTTTTGCTAATGCAATTTATTTTAAGGGAGCATGGTGTGAGAAGTTTGACCCATCAAACACTAAAGACTTTGACTTCCACCTTCTTGATGGTAGCAAAGTTTTAGTACCGTTCATGACAAGCAAGAAAAAACAGTTCTTGAGTAAATATGATAATTTCAAAGTATTGGCACTTCCATATGAAAATGGTAATGATAAACGGCATTTTACAATGTACATCTACCTCCTAGATGTAAAAGACGGCCTCCCATCTTTGATACAGAGAGTCGGCTCACAATCTGACTTCTTGGAGCGTCACGTTCCACACCAAAAAGTAGAGATTGGGCAATTCTTAATCCctaaatttaaaatctcatttgggtTTGAAGCTTCTGACATGTTGAAAGAATTAGGCCTCTTGTTGCCTTTTAGTAGCACGGAAGGTTTGAGTGAAATGGGCAACACTTATGCGGATGAAAAGTTAAATGTTTCAAGCATTCAGCATAAATCATTTGTGGAGGTGAATGAAAAAGGTACGGAAGCTGCAGCAGTCACTGCAGCCGTCATGATGAAGTGTGCATTGAAAGAGACTTATGATACGGTTGATTTTGTGGCAGATCATCCATTTTTGTTCGTGATTAAAGAAGATACAAGTGGAGCTGTGTTGTTTATGGGTCAGGTTGTTAACCCAACCATCAACTGATATGGTTGTTGACATCTTTGTGTATTGTGTATTAAGCAAGGAAAAAGTGACTTGAGTGTAATTTGTGTAGCGAACTACCTCTTTATACTCCATTAACCATGCAAACTCGTTGCGACAGTTCTCATCAAGCGTGGTAGATAGGAGATGAGAGGCAACGCACAAAAGGTTGTCACAACTCAACAACTCAACAGGGACGGATCTTGAACGATTTTAGTGGGAGGGCCAAAATCACTTCAAAAACTTATATAAGAAAAATCTTAAAATCTTGGAGGAgctattatataaaatatttatattttagatCCTAGAAAATAAAATTTACACTAAGAGAACAAATTTTTGAAGGGGCCACTGCCCACCCCTGACACCCCAAAGATCCAAAGATCCGTCACTGCAACTCAAGTCACTTTTTGCTTGATGGCTGTATCTGTTTCTAAATAAGTTAATTCTATATAAGTTGACTGTTGAGACTACTAAAGAACatgcatatatatgtacatatgtttctCAGAAAGTAAATAAACTTTGACAAACGTATGGCCCACTGACACCTGATAATTAGTAAGTGCTCTTAACCAGTTAATTTTCATCTAATAaattacttataattattaatCCAATTTAATActcatatattttttttaacttttgATTCACTCAATTCGCGTGGCACACATTAGTTCACCCACCTATTTATTGAATTTATTTAATAGATGATTTCTAGATTTATCCATTTTTCTTCGATGAAATGGATGatcaatttaattaattaatattaagaaTGATGATTAATTAAAGAAAAAACAATGTTATCTTTAGTTTACTATGATGATCATGTAACACGTTAGAAACTTTGaataacctttgatttaatataTAACTCCAAAAAAATGCA of the Rutidosis leptorrhynchoides isolate AG116_Rl617_1_P2 chromosome 5, CSIRO_AGI_Rlap_v1, whole genome shotgun sequence genome contains:
- the LOC139850337 gene encoding serpin-ZX-like produces the protein MFKFLAKKKNTQPSNKNQTHVSITLSNHLLNRSRNSNVVFSPLSIHVVLNVIAAGSKGQTHNQLLSFLKAKNINELNALSSQLVSTIMVDGSPVGGPRLSFANGVWVEQTVSLKPSFKKVVETVHKAACNQVDFQTRAGEVAKEVNLWAERQTNGLIKDILPASAINNSTRLIFANAIYFKGAWCEKFDPSNTKDFDFHLLDGSKVLVPFMTSKKKQFLSKYDNFKVLALPYENGNDKRHFTMYIYLLDVKDGLPSLIQRVGSQSDFLERHVPHQKVEIGQFLIPKFKISFGFEASDMLKELGLLLPFSSTEGLSEMGNTYADEKLNVSSIQHKSFVEVNEKGTEAAAVTAAVMMKCALKETYDTVDFVADHPFLFVIKEDTSGAVLFMGQVVNPTIN